In a single window of the Lynx canadensis isolate LIC74 chromosome E2, mLynCan4.pri.v2, whole genome shotgun sequence genome:
- the SSC5D gene encoding LOW QUALITY PROTEIN: soluble scavenger receptor cysteine-rich domain-containing protein SSC5D (The sequence of the model RefSeq protein was modified relative to this genomic sequence to represent the inferred CDS: inserted 23 bases in 18 codons; deleted 6 bases in 5 codons; substituted 4 bases at 4 genomic stop codons): MRVLACLIGDSDGIQAVERLRLADGPHGCAGRLEVWHGGRWGTVCDDGWDLRDAAVACRELGCGGALAAPGGAFFGEGAGPVWLSELACRGSEGQLGLCPHRGWKAHICSHRRTRFCAVLSQRVANSRDGDDPPSILEGTPXPGLSGELSPGSEEPPGTHAPRPAGTPQNSSRKKVPPPKQAKSTRAPQLTAGAPRHERLRLVSGPHGCSGRLEXWHGGRWGTVCDDGWDLRDAAVACRELGCGGALAAPGGARFGRLRARVMDDVGCGGGEQALRDCPRXPWGRSNCDHSEDAGWPSPRLRLADGPHGCAGRLEVWHGGRWGTVCDDAWDLRDASVACRELGCGGALAAPGGAFFGEGXGPILLDDLRCRGNETALRLCPARPWGQHDCHHREDAGAVWDGMPLGYVPPTAPAAADGNHSAPGRGVRAPPPTASQASRTAGASPPPXSPTAPRDPEPEAGELPQLRLVAGPSRCSGRLEVWHAGRWGTVCDDSWDLRDAAVVCRELGCGGARQPDPAAGRFGWGXGPIWLDDVGCLGTEASLSDCPXAPWGKHNCAXNEDVGVTCTETPGLDSISDPFSWSWIPGLGRDPDAWPPRELAPSPXCEADPSVPEKTTTKAQGKMPKSTKKWGPKMQSDRPSAPVMPTTKHSRVLGTQRPLEMTSRTTTTLTTEASHRAVSESTXKATTGVPNGMTSHTLHTNSWAPENGPLRLWQRQPSRPREVTSEATQREXPLTPKESSAEIPAQGSPESPKDPAPSPTGSTTRGSGPFRVRLDDGPKRCAGGWKCGMLGGGTVCDDSWDLRDSTVACWELGCGRVRPRVGXTHYGPGTGPIWLDDVGCKGIEASLSDCPAGXWGQHNCDHEEDVGLTCTGYADEDDYXPWTWDPTSGEDLAKGTTXAGVPGHMLPGHTKSPGGPSPATRRLPHTGDKDGYESFRTWDTPSGGALPKGTPTTLTTGTTRDPDHPSPAPRICGDTGSERKLWPQRRLLRPTSSRTVPPAPSPDPSASSEPPGSPVTSVTSNPAPWFIPEAASTRKVTSDXPDTLPPSPDLASWTSSDLTLTTPGLTLSTPDATVIAASRSDLSPTPPPTLTKSXPLTPLHQRWXPHLFSTSELTTEICHNPNLDTAPTPTQFQNIPDPRPLHKPYPTTTLTLPXPLTPLPPXTSQPTTTFPPTTTPHSTATPPLHHNPSLHKPLTLPHPSTVTPPSTHHTLSTTTPPPTTTPLYLPQPLTPTTTPSPYHNPIPTTTPSVHHTPLILPVLNPTTTPHPITTSYPATTPDSTMTPHSTTSTHPNHDCXPYLNPVVTVKSILTSLGTEFSPTPAPAVKPSLHPWLTSMGAAHLSQMSSLVPFPASESSHPRSSPGPSMDTLSTEDFQPPRSQSPKPTPPPTQTPHSASDPTGTSDLHLSSMVHPLDQPPPXPFTLRPTPGQDPDPVGPCVTPAPPVKVMACEPPALVELVAAVRDVSGQLQRLTQVLKQDQQQRQALELGLTQLVEATRGLGQLGEVVKRLAERAWPPSTPAPTTTTPEEEERPLRGDV; this comes from the exons ATGAGGGTCTTGGCCTGCCTTATCGGTGA CTCTGATGGGATCCAGGCTGTTG AGAGGCTGCGTCTGGCCGACGGCCCCCACGGCTGTGCCGGCCGCCTGGAGGTGTGGCACGGCGGGCGCTGGGGGACCGTGTGCGACGACGGCTGGGACCTGCGGGACGCCGCCGTGGCCTGCCGCGAGCTGGGCTGCGGGGGCGCGCTGGCCGCCCCCGGAGGCGCCTTCTTTGGGGAGGGCGCGGGGCCCGTGTGGCTGAGCGAGCTGGCCTGCCGGGGCAGTGAGGGCCAGCTGGGGCTCTGCCCCCATCGCGGCTGGAAGGCCCACATTTGCTCCCACAGGAGGACGCG CTTCTGTGCTGTCCTCAGTCAGCGTGTGGCCAACTCCAGGGACGGGGACGATCCACCTTCGATCCTGGAGGGGACCCC GCCGGGGCTGTCTGGGGAGCTGAGCCCTGGCTCGGAGGAGCCTCCAGGGACACACG CACCCCGCCCGGCCGGGACCCCACAGAACAGCTCCAGGAAGAAGGTCCCC CCACCCAAGCAGGCCAAATCCACCAGGGCCCCTCAGCTGACGGCCGGAGCCCCCCGACACG aGCGGCTTCGCCTTGTCTCGGGCCCCCACGGGTGCTCCGGTCGGCTGG TGTGGCACGGCGGGCGCTGGGGGACCGTGTGCGACGACGGCTGGGACCTGCGGGACGCCGCCGTGGCCTGCCGCGAGCTGGGCTGCGGGGGCGCGCTGGCCGCCCCTGGAGGCGCCAGATTCGGCCGGCTCAGGGCCCGTGTGATGGATGACGTGGGGTGTGGAGGCGGAGAGCAGGCTCTGCGGGACTGTCCCC GCCCCTGGGGTCGGAGCAACTGTGACCACAGCGAGGATGCGGGCTG GCCCAGCCCCCGGCTGCGTCTGGCCGACGGCCCCCACGGCTGTGCCGGCCGCCTGGAGGTGTGGCACGGTGGGCGCTGGGGGACCGTGTGTGACGACGCCTGGGACCTGCGGGACGCCTCCGTGGCCTGCCGCGAGCTGGGCTGTGGCGGCGCGCTGGCCGCCCCCGGAGGCGCCTTCTTTGGGGAGG CTGGCCCCATCCTCCTGGATGACCTTCGGTGTCGGGGTAACGAGACAGCCTTGCGATTGTGCCCAGCACGGCCCTGGGGCCAGCACGACTGTCACCACCGGGAGGACGCCGGGGCCGTGTGGGACG GGATGCCTCTCGGATATGTCCCTCCCACGGCCCCGGCGGCTGCGGACGGCAACCACTCTGCG CCCGGACGTGGCgtccgggcccccccccccacggcgaGCCAGGCCTCGCGGACCGCAGGCGCCtcccctccgc cctcccccactgccccgcGGGATCCTGAACCCGAAGCCGGTGA GCTCCCCCAACTGCGCCTGGTGGCAGGGCCCAGCAGGTGTTCGGGCCGGCTGGAGGTGTGGCACGCAGGGCGCTGGGGGACGGTGTGTGACGACAGCTGGGACCTACGGGATGCTGCGGTGGTCTGCCGCGAGCTGGGCTGTGGCGGAGCTCGGCAGCCGGACCCTGCCGCTGGCCGCTTTGGCTGGG CCGGCCCCATCTGGCTGGACGACGTGGGGTGCTTGGGGACCGAGGCTTCGCTCTCTGACTGCCC TGCGCCCTGGGGGAAGCACAACTGTGC CAATGAAGATGTTGGAGTCACCTGCACTG AGACCCCTGGCCTGGACTCTATCTCAGACCCCTTCAGTTGGAGCTGGATCCCTGGCCTGGGTAGAGATCCGGACGCCTGGCCTCCCCGGGAGCTGGCACCAAGCCC CTGCGAGGCTGACCCCAGCGTTCCTGAGAAAACCACCACCAAGGCCCAGGGAAAAATGCCCAAGAGTACTAAGAAGTGGGGACCAAAAATGCAAAGCGACCGACCATCAGCCCCCGTGATGCCAACCACTAAACATTCCAGGGTCCTGGGCACCCAGAGGCCCCTTGAAATGACC TCACGGACCACCACAACCCTGACCACTGAGGCCTCCCACAGAGCAGTTTCAGAGTCTA GCAAAGCGACCACTGGGGTCCCCAACGGGATGACCTCACATACACTGCACACGAACTCCTGGGCCCCCGAGAACGGACCTCTAAGGCTGTGGCAACGTCAACCATCAAGGCCCCGAGAGGTGACCTCTGAGGCCACGCAACGCGA TCCTCTGACCCCCAAGGAGTCATCAGCTGAGATCCCAGCACAGGGTTCTCCAGAGTCACCCAAagacccagccccctcccccactgggagCACCACTCGGGGATCAG GCCCGTTCCGCGTGCGTCTGGATGATGGGCCCAAACGGTGTGCTGGCGGCTGGAAGTGTGGCATGCTGGGCGGGGGGACAGTGTGCGATGACAGCTGGGACCTGCGGGACAGTACCGTGGCCTGCTGGGAGCTGGGCTGTGGAAGGGTCCGGCCCCGAGTGG AAACCCACTACGGCCCCGGGACGGGCCCCATCTGGCTGGATGACGTGGGCTGCAAGGGAATCGAGGCCTCGCTGAGTGACTGTCCTGCTG CATGGGGCCAGCACAACTGTGACCACGAGGAAGACGTGGGGCTCACCTGCACTG GCTACGCCGATGAGGATGATT CCCCCTGGACCTGGGATCCCACCTCGGGAGAGGACCTGGCCAAGGGGACCA CCGCAGGGGTGCCTGGACACATGCTCCCTGGGCACACCAAAAGCCCAGGGGGACCCTCCCCAGCAACAAGGCGTCTTCCACACACAG GTGACAAGGATGGTTATGAGTCTTTTCGGACATGGGATACACCTTCAGGAGGGGCTCTGCCCAAGGGGACACCCACCACTCTTACCACTGGCACCACCCGGGACCCAGACCATCCCTCTCCAGCTCCAAGGATCTGTGGAGACACAG GTTCCGAGAGAAAACTGTGGCCCCAGCGTAGGCTGCTGCGCCCCACATCGTCCCGGACGgtgccccctgccccttccccagatcCCTCCGCTTCGTCAGAGCCCCCGGGCTCACCGGTGACCTCCGTGACCTCCAACCCTGCGCCATGGTTCATTCCTGAGGCAGCTTCAACGCGGAAGGTGACCTCTG CTCCTGACACTTTGCCACCCAGCCCGGACCTGGCCTCCTGGACGAGCTCTGACCTCACCTTGACAACCCCTGGCCTCACTTTGTCTACCCCTGACGCCACTGTGATTGCAGCATCGCGGTCTGATCTCTCACCTACCCCACCACCCACCTTGACCAAGAGCTGACCTCTGACCCCTCTGCACCAGAGGTGGTGACCCCACCTTTTTTCTACCTCAGAGTTGACTACAGAAATCTGTCACAATCCAAACTTGGACACAGCTCCTACCCCAACTCAGTTCCAGAATATTCCAGATCCCAGACCCCTCCACAAGCCCTACCCCACTACCACCCTCACTCTGCCTTGACCTCTCACCCCTCTACCTC CTACCTCTCAACCCACTACCACCTTTCCCCCAACTACAACACCTCACTCCACCGCCACGCCTCCACTCCACCACAACCCTTCACTCCACAAACCCCTCACCCTACCACACCCCTCAACTGTTACACCCCCCTCAACCCACCACACCCTCTCAACCACCACACCCCCACCAACCACCACACCCCTTTACCTACCAcaacccctcacccccaccacaaCCCCTTCACCCTACCACAACCCCATACCCACCACGACCCCCTCAGTCCACCACACCCCCCTCATTCtaccagtgctcaacccaactaCAACCCCCCACCCTATCACAACCAGTTACCCTGCCACG ACCCCTGACTCCACCATGACCCCTCATTCTACCACCTCTACTCATCCCAACCATGACTGCTGACCCTACCTCAACCCTGTGGTTACTGTCAAATCCATTCTAACTTCCTTGGGAACAGAGTTCTCTCCCACTCCAGCGCCAGCAGTCAAGCCCAGCCTGCACCCCTGGTTGACCTCCATGGGAGCCGCTCATCTCTCTCAGATGTCCAGCCTAGTGCCTTTTCCAGCCTCAGAGTCCAGCCACCCCAGGTCTTCTCCAGGCCCAAGCATGGACACACTG TCCACTGAGGATTTCCAACCACCAAGAAGCCAGAGCCCCAAACCAACTCCACCACCCACCCAGACCCCACACTCAGCCTCTGACCCCACAGGGACCTCTGACCTCCATCTGTCTTCCATGGTCCACCCCTTGGATCAACCTCCTC GACCATTCACCCTAAGGCCAACCCCTGGGCAGGACCCAGACCCCGTTGGCCCATGTGTGACTCCAGCACCACCTGTAAAGGTCATGGCCTGTGAGCCGCCTGCCCTGGTAGAGCTAGTGGCTGCTGTGAGGGATGTGAGTGGCCAGCTGCAGAGGCTGACCCAGGTCCTGAAGCAGGACCAGCAGCAGCGCCAAGCTCTGGAACTGGGGCTGACTCAGCTGGTGGAGGCCACCCGGggtctggggcagctgggtgaggTTGTAAAGAGACTGGCCGAGAGAGCCTGGCCCCCCAGCACACCTGcaccaaccaccaccaccccagaggaggaagaaaggcctCTGAGGGGAGATGTGTGA